TTGCGGCGCTTTGCCAACGCATGCTGCCACGAGATCGAATCGTCAAGATCCGCTACTGCACATCTCGGGTCAGTGCCCGACCCGAAGATTCTCAACAACCCATTCGTCAGGAGACGTACCTACGGGCTCTCGCCACTCTGCCGATGAACTCGAAGGACTCGGCTGTCAGTTCTACAAGCAGGTCCCACGCCAATTGCGGGCACAGACGCAGTTTCCGGACGTCGTGTATGACTTAAGGGGCCCGATCCGCGAACCGAACCGCTGCCAGAACGCTCGAAGGCCCGCCGACGCGGGCCTTCGCCCAGGCACCGAAGCAACTGGGGGGATGTGCCGCATGGTATCCCGTTGGTGCGATAACCAAATCAGGTGGGGTCCGGGTTGTGCTCGGTCAGCGTGTTCGACTCCGGGCCGTCGTATCGACCAGACGGACCTCGCTCGGCCCCGGGTGGCGTCAGCGGTCTTTGAGGCGTTCGAGGAGCTTGATGAGTCCGTCGGGGTTGTCGAGGATCATTCCGATGACCCAGCCCAGCGCGGCTAGGCCGATCACGATGCCGACGGCCGCTCCGCCGAGCCCGACCCAGATGACCGCGATCACGACGCCGGCGAGCGCTCCCCACAGTGACCGTTTCTTGGTGAGCATGTCGATGTGCCTTTCTGCCTACCGCGTTCGTGGCGGGTTCGGGTGGTGAGTGACCAGGAGGTTGACGCCGAAGTCGGCGAGACCCAGGTCGATCCAGAATTCGTGGTCCAGGCGCTCGCGCGCTTCGTTCTCGACGTCGGCCAGGTTGACGCGGTCGTCGATGCGCAGCGTGAGGTGGATTTTCTTGGAACGGATCCGCCCGTCGACGCCGAGCACCCCTTCGATCGTCTCAACCTCGTGGCGGGCGGCGCGGATGGCGGCTCGCCCCCGGATGCGGGTCTCGCCGTCGGCGGCGCGATAGACCTCGAACAACCGGGTGAGGCCCTTTCTGGGCGGCGCCAGTTGCGCGACGACCAGGGTCAGGCCGAGCAGTGCCAGGCCGGCTCCGACAAGTCCGGAGATCCAGAGGCTCCAGCTGGGGAAGGTGGCCGTGCCGATGAAGTCGGCGAGGCGGTTCCGCCACTCGCTGCCGATGGTTCCGGTGATCTCGAGGACCAGCAGCAGGCCGACGGCACCGGCGGCCGCGATGCCGGCCAGGCTGGCGGTTCGGCGCAGCAGCGTCACAGCTAGCGGACCTGGCGGCGGCGCGTCATGCGCCTCGGCACCGTGGCGGTGATCCGACCGGACCGGCACGGCAGCGCCCGCGCGGCGCACTGCTCGTCGACGGCGTCACGAAGTTCCTGCACTGGCCCGACCGCGGAGGGGTCGGGCGTGACGAGTCGCACGTTCACCTGACCGCGGCGGGTGATGCGCACGCGGACGTCGCAGCGGCGGTCGATCGCCTCCAGTCGCCTCTCGATGGCGTCCTCCAGGGTGATCCTGTCGAGCTTCGTCCAGCCCCGCCGCCGGCGCGTCGTCAGGACGCGGCCTCCGGTGCCGAACGTCCGGACCAACTGCCACAACCCCCCGAGCGCCAGCAGCACCAAGGCGATCCCGGCGAACAGCCCTGTGCCCGTCGAGGGGCTCCCCCGCACCCATTCGGTGAGGTCGTCCACCGCGCCGCGGGAGAGCGGTGGGTCGATCTCGAAGGAGAGCATGAGGAGCTGCGCTGCCGCCAGCAGCACGATGCCCGCGACCACGGCGCCGATGGCGCGCAGACTGATCGTGGGCGACTTCGAGGCGTTGTAGGGATCCATCAGCGGCACTCTGGCGAGGTTGTCGCCCTGAGCCGAGCCGGGCCCCCTACTCGACTCGTGACGAGGTCTCGGATTCGTTCTCGAATCGAAGGTCGTCGACCTCGATGTTGACCTCCTTGACAACCAGGCCTGTGGCCGACTCGACGCGCGCGACCACGTTGTCGCGAACCTCCTTGGCGAGCGTCGGGATCGAGTAGCCGTATTGCACGACGATCACGACGTCGATGGCGGTCTCCTTCTTCCCGACCTCAACATGGACGCCCTGCGAAAGGGGTTCCTCACCGAGCCGGACACGACCCAGCAGGCGCCGGAAGGTCGCCCCCATCCCGGCGACACCGCCGATCTCCCGGCAGGCGTGGCCGGCGAGTTTTGCCACGACCTCGTCCGCGATGTGCGTGACGCCGCGGGCGGTCTCGAGTTCCAGGCCGGTCTCGGTTGGGCTGGCCCCGGTCACAGCCGTCTCGTTCGCGACGGCAGCGGTCTTTGTTGCCATTGGTTGCTCCTTTGTCCTCGGCCTCGCAGCCGCGCTCCGCATTGGATTGATCGGTAGACGCACGGGTGAGCCGAAAGTTTCGCTGCCCCGTCCCACGGGCCGGCGCGGTCCTGTGCAGCTTTGCTCGGCGTCGCGCGTCTGATTGTTGTGTGGGTTGGACGTCTGCCGCGTGGCGTCGGCTCGGGCGCCGGCTCGGGCTCCGGCGTTCAGATGGCTGACCGTGAGGAGACCGCAGTGCGAGAGCCAACGCGGTTCGCTGACCGAGCGACGCACGATCCGCGCCGATGAAGGTCGCCATCGTCTACAACCGGGACAGCCGCAACGTCATCAACTTGTTCGGTGCACCCAACCAGGAGAAGATCGGGCTCAAGACGATCCGGCGGTTGGAGAACGCGCTGCAGGCCGGCGGGCATTAGGTGAAGGCCTTCGAGGCCGACAAGGCGCTGATCGGCCGCCTCGAGGAGTTCATGCCGCGGGTCGTCAAGGGCGAGCAGCCCGGCATGGTCTTCAACGTGTCCTGCGGGCTGCAGGGCCAGGCGCGCTACACGCACGTCCCCAGCATCCTGGAGATGGTGGGGCTCCCCTATGTGGCCTCGGGGCCGCTGGGGCACTCCCTGGCGCTGGACAAGGTGGTCACCAAGATGATCCTGCGCCAGCATGGGATCCCCACCCCGGAGTTCGCCGTGCTGGACAATCCTGAGGTGCCGATCCCGCCAGCGCGCGGTGGCGTACGTGACCCAGCGCCGCGAGCGGATTGAGCGGCGTGTGCGGGATTGGGTGGTGCTGTGCTGTGACCAGAGCGTCGGGTCGCCGCAGAGCGCCGAGGTCGTGGCGGCCGCTGCAGCTCGCGCCGCCAGGGTGCTGGTGCTCGAGCCGTCGGTGTCCTCGGGCGGCATCGTGCTGCGCCGACGGGGCAACCGCCGCTACACCCTGACTGTGACGGGGGAATCGATCCTGCCGGTGCAGACGACCCGCCGGCAGGCCACGGCGCGCTGGACGATCGAGAAGCTCGAACGGATTGCCCAGCTGACGTCGCGCAAGCGGGCCGTGTCGGTGTCGATTTTGGACGTCGCCACCGAGGGTCACGCATTGCACCTGCCTCACCGCGTGACGGCGAGCCTCCTGGCGACCTACCGCCACAGTGAGCAGGCCACTGAACTCGAGGCGGAGATCAGGGCGATCCTGGGGCGCGGCGGCTGCCGCTGGGAACTCGAGCTGGACTGGGACCGCCCGCCGATGCCCGAGACCCCGGGCGGCACGGAACTGCTGGCCGAACTCAACCGCGCCGGCGAGCCGCACGGCATCGCCTTCGGCCGGGAGACCTCCAGCAACGCCGTGGACGCCGCGGCCGGCCTGGTCGGCGCTGGCGCTGGGTGTCTGCGAACCGGTGGCCTCGGGGCTGGGCGGCCAGACCATGATGCTGGTGCCCGTCGCGGCCGAGGGCCTCACGTTCGCCCTCGACGGGTCGTCACGCGCCCCGAACCGCGCCACGACCAGCGCCTTCAGGAACTTCCGCAGAGAGCGCCGCCGCGGCCATCGCGCCACGACGGTGCCCAGCTCGCCGGCGGTCTACGACTACGCGGTGGGGTGCTACGGCCGCCTGAGTGCCGCCGAGGTGCTCCAGCCGGCCGTCCGCCTGGCCTCAGACGGATACAGGGTCAGCGAGTTGCAGGAGACCCTGACGCGCCGCGAGCTGATTCACCGGCGTGGCCGACCCGCGCCGCGACGGTGCCGCCGCCGGACCGACCCGATGAGCGGTTGTCATCCCAGCGCAGACTCTGCCCCGGGCTCGATTCGGGGCGGGGATCCGTACGGCAGCCCCACCTCCGGCCTCTCCCGATGAGCCTTTCGCTGCTGCTGTCGGTGCCCCATGCCGGCACCGAGGTACCGGCCGAGGTGGCGGCCTACTGCGCCCTGACGCCCGAGCAGATCGTCGCCGACGGCGACGAGGCGCCGCTGAGATCTACGCCCTCGCCGCCGAGGTGGCCGCCCACGTCACCGCCCACGTCGTCCGAGCCGTCGTCGACCTGAACCGCGCCCCCGACGACCGCAGCCGCGACGGCGCCATCAAGACCCACACCTGCTGGGAGGAGCTCGTGTGGGATCCCGAGTTGCCGGCCGAACTCGCCGCCGCACTCATCGACACCTACTGGCGGCCCTACCACCGAAGGCTGTCGAGACTTAGTGCCACTGGCCGGTTCCTGTTCGGCGTCGACGGCCACACCATGGCCGCCCACGGACCCCCGGCGGGCCCCGACGCCGGAGCACAACGGCCCGCGGCCTGCCTCAGCAACGCCGACGGCACCTGCCCGCAAGCGTGGATCGAAACCCTGCAGGACGCGCTGGCCCGCTGGCTGGACCACGAGGTCACGATCAACCGCCCCTTCCGTGGCGGCTACATCACCCGCACCCACGCCGCCGAGATGCCCTGGCTGCAGATCGAGTTCTCCCGCGCCCCGTTCGCCTCCCCGGCGGCCAAGCGCGAAGCCGTCCTCGGCGCACTCACCGAACTCTGCAGCATGATCGAGTAGCTCCGGACTCAGTCCGCGGCGTCGTCGGCGACGATGTCGTAGGGCTCGGAGAGCAGGACTTCATAGGGGACCGCTCGGAACTCGCCCGGCGCGATCTCGACGTGCACACGTGTCGGTCGAATCTCCCTGATCCTGCCCTCGGCGCCGTCGGGGAGTCTGATGTGCGCCCCCGGTCGCAGGTCGGCGCGCAACGCTCGCCCCGCGGCGATCTGGCGGGCGACATTGCGCCCTCCCAGCCCGATCAGCAGCGCACATGCGGTCGCCAGTGCGAAACCCAGCGAGGCGATCAGGACGATGAGGATCGTGGTGTCCACACCGAGTTGACCGAGCGCCAGGATCCCCGCGCCGAACACGATCGTCAGCCGGATAGCGCGCTCCACGCCCGGGCTGCGGGCGCCGGTGGCGCGGCTCAGCGCCCGCCCCACAGCGGCCGCCGCGGCGATGCCCGCGGCAACACCGGCAAGGAGCACGAGTCCCGCCGCCAGCACGTTCGGCAGCCACGACAGGATGTCCGAGGGGATTGTGTCAAGGGTCGCCGGATTCACGAAGGCGATCGCCACGAGCACACCGGCGCTGACACCCAACCAGAACAGAAACACGCTCGTCGCCGCGGCGATGCTGCGTAATCCTGGGTGCTCTATGCGCCCCAGCAGGCGACGCGCCGAGAAACCCACGAGCGCTCCCAGGACGATCCCCCCGCCGAGCGCCACGGCGGCCGCGATCCAGTCGTTGCTCATCAGTTCCCTCCTCGGTCAGCCATCCAGTTCCTCCTCGGTCGCCATCAGCACCCGTCCGGTCTGCAGCCCCAGACCCAGCAGGTCCGCCAACGTCGACAGCGTCTCGCGATCCAGCAGACGCTCCCGGACACGTCGCACGGCGCGGTCCTCGAAGTCGTCGTCGATCTGTCCCCACAGTGATCGCAGCCCGCCACGCAGCGTCACCACCGTGGCCTCCTGCTGTTCGAGCATCTCGTCGATGTCCACCTCGGTCATCCCGAGCGCCTCCAGCTCGGCGGACACGTCGATGCGCTGCGGCTCGGTGGCACTCATCGTCCCAGGCCCAGTTCTTCGCGAAGGTGTGTGCGGGCGCGGAACAGCCGGATTTTCACCACAGCCACCGACACGTCGAGGGTTGCGGCGATCTCCTCATAGGACATTCCCTCCAACTCGCGTAGTGCCAGTATCGCCCGACTCAACTCGTCGAGTTCCCGGACCACGCCGTTGAGCGCCCGGAGATCCTCTCGCCCGAGCGCGGTCCGTTCCGCGGACACGACCACCTGTGCCGGCAATTCTGCCGGATCCCACGGGTCCTCCCGCCGGGCCCGCAGCGCAGACACCGCCGTGTTGTGCGTGATGCGCATGATCCAATGCTCGATCGGCGCATCCGCCCGGTAGGTGTCCAGGCCTCGCCACACCTTGATCAGACTCTCCTGGACGATGTCCTCGGCCAGATCCTGGTCACCCGCCACGATCGAACGAGCCAACCGCAGCATCGAGCGCCCATGCGTCTCGACCAGCAGACGAAGCGACTCCTGGGCAGACAGTCCCGCGCCCCGGCCGGCAGCTGGCGGCGCGACGGTCCGCTCAGCGGTCACTGGGCCGGCTGGCGGCGACACGTGCTGCGTCCGAGAACGTCCAGATGCCTGACAATAGTGCGGCTGCTCCCAACCCGATCCCGCCGTCGTGCCCATGCTGCGGTGATCCGGCAGCTGGCGGTCTCAGCGTCTGTGCCAGTCTCAGGCCTGGTTCAAACGGCGACCGGTACGAACTGCACTCTTCGGTGAGCCGAGGCTGTGCCGTCCGGCCAGTCTCGCACGACATTGAGAATGCAAACTTATACGACTCGTGCAACGCATTTTGCGAAAGTGCAAAGCTGACTGTGCAACTAGCGCCTCCGCGTGCGGCCCAGAAATCGCCAGTTGCCGCGAGACACGTTGGCGCAACGGAGATACAAAGTTATAGGCCGAGTGCTATATCGAGGTGGAAAGTGTAAACACATACGTATAATCGTGACTCGATGGATACCGACATCACGAGTCTCATCGCCGGCGGCGAGACCTATACCGTTGAGTTCAAGAGCGATGTGAACGACGACGAGTTGACAGAGACCGTCGTGTGTCTCGCCAACGGGAGTGGCGGCTGGCTTCTTCTCGGGGTCGATAACGACGGTACTGTGCTCGGCGCGCGGCCTCGGCATGGCGAGACGACCGAGAGCCGACGGCTTGAAGCGCTGATCGCCAATAAGACCTCCCCTGCCCAGAGCGTCACGGTCACCGTGGAGCGGTTCGATGGTCTCGACGTCGTCGTGGTCCACGTGCCGGAGGCGAAGTCGCTCGTCGCGACCACGTCCGGGCGGTACGTACGGCGGGCGATCAGTGTGGACGGAAAGCCGCAGTGTCTTCCGGTGCTGCCTCACGAGGCCCAATCGCGGACAACCCTGATTGGGGATCGCGACCTTTCGGCGTTTCCGTTGACTGATCTGTCGATTGCCGATCTTGACCCTGCTGAGGTCGATCGATTCCGGCGCCTCGCGGGGGGCGGAGGTGACGCCGTCCTCGCCGAACTCTCCGATGTCGATCTTCTGTCCGCACTTGGTTTCCGGTCCGTCGACGGTGAGTTGACGCTTGGCGCTGCACTGCTGTTCGGAACGCCCGGCGTACTCAGGGAATACGTGCCAACGCATGCAGTCGCGTTCCAGGCACTTGATGAGCATGATGCTGTCAAGACCAACCGCGACCTGCATGTCCCGCTCCTCCGCGCCATGGTTGAACTCGCCGAGGCCGTCAAGCCGTACAACCCTGAAGAGGAAGTCGATGCAGGACTGTTCCGGCTGGGACTGCCGCTCTATGCCGAGATCGCCGTTCGGGAATTGATCGCCAACGCCCTCGTGCATCGCGACTACTCGGCCAATGGCCAGGTGCGGGTCGCCGTGGAGGGTTTGCAGGCTCTTTCGGTGACCAGTACCGGTGGGTTCCCTACCGGGATCACGGTTCAAAACTTGCTGATCGCACCCCCTCAGGCTCGGAACCCGCTGATTGCTGACGCGTTCAAGAGAGCAGGCCTCGTTGAGCGGGTCGGGCGAGGCGTCAACCGGGTTTACAGGAGCCAACTCGCTTTGGGGCGACCTCGGCCCGACTATGCGCGGTCAACACGGGCATGGGTCGAAGCCCGGTTGCCCGCTGGGCCGGCCGACCGCGAACTCGCTTCGTTCACTGCCGCCGCGGCACGAGACGGCCAATCACTCGACCTCCAGACCCTGCAGGTCCTTCACGAGGTTCGGGTTGAGAGTCGCGTCACCTCGAGGCAAGCGGGTGAACTCCTGCAGGTTGGAACCGAAGAGGCGCGGTCGGTGTTGAATTCGCTGGTCGAACGTGGCCTACTGGAGTCCCGAGGCGAGGGCAAGGGACGCACGTATCACCTGGCCGCCGAGTTGTACAGGGAGCTGGGTGAATCGGCCGCCTATGTCCGTACTCGAGGCTTCGACCCGATCCAGCAAGAACAAATGGTCCTCACCTATGTGGCACGCCACGGCTCGATCGCGCGCGCCGAGGCGGCCGACCTGTGCAGGATCGCGCCCGATCAAGCCTCGCGCCTGCTGCGCCGAATGGTGAGGGCCGGAAAGTTGATCATGACCGGTAGCCGGCGAACCGCCCGTTACCACGGCGTCGAGGCTGCTCAAACTCGCCTCCGTCGACCAGGCCGCCGCCGATCGGATCGACCGGCTTGAGTCATTCCGGGCAACTCAGAGATCTGCCAGGAGGCGTTCGTACTCCGCGGTCGTGGCGAAGGAGAGTTGGGTGCCGGGGCGGGTGACGCTGTCGGCGGCGACCGTGGTGGCGATACCGATGGCGTCGATCTCGTTGCGGCCGCCGGCCAGGGCCCAGACGAAGCCGCCGACGAAGGCGTCGCCGGCGCCGGTGGTGTCGATGGCGTCGACAGTCGGAGCGGGCGCGCGGTGGACGGACCCGTCGGTGCCCACCAGCGCCGAGCCGGCTTCTCCGAGGGTCACCAGCAGGCGGCAGCCCACCCTGTCGGCGACTGACCGCAGGAGATCGTCGCCGGGCAAATCGTCGCCGGGGGGCTCGCCGGCGAGGGCCGCCAGTTCCACCTCGTTGGGGATCATCCAGTCCGAGGCCGCGGCCAGTGCGGGCGCCAGCGAGGCCGCCGGGGCGGGGTTCAGCACCGTCAGCGCGCCCCGCCGCCGGGCGGCTGCGAAGGCCGCGGCCGTGGCCGCCTGCGGCACCTCGAACTGTCCGGCCACCACGGCCGGCGCCTGCCCGTCGTTGACGGCGGCAACGGCCACGTCTGCGTCCATAGCCAGGTTGGCGCCGGGCAGGATGATGATGCGGTTCTGGCCGTCGGCCTCCACCCAGATGGGCGCCACGCCGCTGGCGCCCGGCACGCGGCGCGCCCATGTGGTGTCGATGCCGCGGTCGGCGAAGTTCTGGAGCGTCTCGGCGCCGTAGCCGTCGGTGCCCACGCAGCACACCATCGACACCTCGGCCCCCAGGAGGCGGGCCATGATCGCCTGGTTGGCGCCTTTGCCCCCGAAGCCGACCTGGAACGACGAGCCCAGGACCGTCTCGCCCGCCTCGGGGACCCGGTCGGTGTAGGCCATCAGATCCATCATGGTGCTGCCCACGATCATGATCCGCGGCGCCGCGGCGCCCGACTGCGGTGCCACGGCGCTACCCGAACAGCTCGGGGTTCAGGGCGATGATCGTGAAGGTCGCACCGGTCGAGTCGTTCACGACGGCGAACCGGCCCGGGGGGATGTCGGTGGGCGGCACGCAGACCTCGCCTCCCAGCTCGGCCACCCGCGCCGCGGCGGTGTCGCAGTCCTCCACGGCGAAGTACACCATCCAGTGCGGGGGCACCTCGGCCGGCCAGTTCTCGTCCATCGTGATGATGCCCCCGACGGGCGCCTCGCCGAGCTGCAGCATGACGTAGTCGAATCCGGGTCCGCCCTCTTCGGCCGGGCCGCCCACCTGCTGCGCCTCCCAACCGAATAGCTCGCCGTAGAAGGAGACCGCCGAGTCGGGGTCGCGGGTGTTCAACTCCACCCAGCACAGGGAGTTCGGCTCCATCCGCACCTCGGCGCCGATGTGGCTGTTGGGCTGCCACAGCGACAGCGCGGCGCCAGTGGGATCGGCGATGACGGCCATGCGGCCCACGTCGAGCACGTCCATGGCGCCCATCAGCACCTTGCCCCCGGCTGCGACCGCCGCTTCAAGGGCAGCGTCGGCGTCGGCGACGGTCACGTACGTGCTCCAGACGGCCGGCATCTCCCCGAACGTCGGGGCCAGACCGGCAGCGGCGGCGTCACCCAGCATCATGACCGTGTAGCCGCGCGCCTCGGGTTCGGTGGCCGGCTCGCCCGTCCATCCGAACAGCGCGCCGTAGAAGGCGCGGGCGGCGTCGGGGTCGGGGCTGGTCACGTCGGCCCACGAGGGCGTGCCGGGCTCGTATGCGGTGTGTCGGACCATGGGGATGTGCCTCCTCGCTGCTTGTCGTCGTCCGAGTCGCCGCCTGCGGGGGGAGCGGCCCTTCGGCGGTCGCCATAGTCTGCCAGCGGCGCCCCGGCGCGACGACGTGACGATCCAGAGCAGTAGGAGCAGCCCATGCACGATTCGGAGGTGTGGTCCTCCCCCGTCCTGCAGTCCGTCGTCGGCGTGGTCGGGCGCTCCCGCCACGTGAGCACCTCGGTCGAGGCCGTCGGGAGTGTGGCGTCCTGGATGGCCTACGAGGAGTTCACCTTCCCGTCGGGCTCGATGGACGCCGCCTTCAGCGGCCGGACCGATCCGGCGGAGATCATCGACGTGTCGTTCTTCTACGCGGTGCTGAACTTCGCCTTCAGCGACTTCGACACCGGCGTGAAGTTCGCCACTAACTACCGGGGCCGCGAGTGGTCTGACAGCGAGGCCATGTTCGCCTGCGTGAACCGGGCGCTGGCGGGGGGCGTGCCGCTGACCGATGGCGGCTTCCTCGCCGAAGTAGGCCGCGACGACCTCGCCGGCGTGTTCAGCGGCAACATCGAGATCCCCATGATCGATGAGCGTGTCGAGATCCTCAACGAGGCCGGCCGCACGCTCAGCGAGCACTACGGCGGCGCCGCGCACCGCTTCGTGGCCGACTGCGCCCCGGCGATGTACGCGGGCGGCGACGGTCTCATGGAGCGGCTGGTGGTGGAGTTCCCACGCTTCAACGACGTCAGCACCCATGACGGCCGCGAGGTGCAGCTCCACAAGCTGGCGCAGCTCTGGCTCTGGCAGTTGCACATGTCCCTGGCCGCCACGGGCGCGTTCGCCGTCTCCGACCTGGACCGCATGACGGCCTTCGCCGACTACATCGTGCCGGTCGCGCTGCGGCTCATGGGCATCACCTCGTACTCCCCGGAGTTGGAGGCGGCCATAAACCGCGGCGACCACATCCCCCGCGACAGCGGCGAGGAGGTGGAGATCCGAGCCCACACTCTCTACGCCACGGCCCTGCTGACCGACGCCATCAACCGCCTTCGCCCCGCTGAGTCGGCCCTGGTGGTGCCGCAAGTCGACCTCCGCCTCTGGAAGAGCTACCACGCCACCTTCTGGCCCCACCACCTCACCCGCACGATCATGTACTGAGCGGCCCGGCGCCGTCGCCGGTCTCGCAGCTCGGCGTGGCGGCACAGGCGCCCCTTCGCCGCGGTCGGATATTCCGAGGCGTGTCGTACCGGTCGCGTAGTCTGTGAACTGGAGTCGATGAGGAGGGCGTGTGGCTGCGAGCGGGGATTGCACGGCGGACGAGTGGACGCTGTTTCGCGGTGACGCCCTGGCCGCCTACGGCGGCTGGCCGACACCGACGGTGATCGTTTCCGACGGCGCGTACGGGGTTGGCGGTTTTCCGGGCGACCCGCGCACCCCTGACGGACTCGGCGAGTGGTACGAGCCGCACGTCGAGGCGTGGTCGAAGCACGCGCATCCCGCGACGACGCTGTGGTTCTGGAACACCGAGGTGGGCTGGGCGACGGTTCACCCGCTCCTGTCGGATCACGGCTGGGCGTATGTCCAGTCGATTGTGTGGGACAAGGGTCTCG
The window above is part of the bacterium genome. Proteins encoded here:
- a CDS encoding putative DNA binding domain-containing protein; translation: MDTDITSLIAGGETYTVEFKSDVNDDELTETVVCLANGSGGWLLLGVDNDGTVLGARPRHGETTESRRLEALIANKTSPAQSVTVTVERFDGLDVVVVHVPEAKSLVATTSGRYVRRAISVDGKPQCLPVLPHEAQSRTTLIGDRDLSAFPLTDLSIADLDPAEVDRFRRLAGGGGDAVLAELSDVDLLSALGFRSVDGELTLGAALLFGTPGVLREYVPTHAVAFQALDEHDAVKTNRDLHVPLLRAMVELAEAVKPYNPEEEVDAGLFRLGLPLYAEIAVRELIANALVHRDYSANGQVRVAVEGLQALSVTSTGGFPTGITVQNLLIAPPQARNPLIADAFKRAGLVERVGRGVNRVYRSQLALGRPRPDYARSTRAWVEARLPAGPADRELASFTAAAARDGQSLDLQTLQVLHEVRVESRVTSRQAGELLQVGTEEARSVLNSLVERGLLESRGEGKGRTYHLAAELYRELGESAAYVRTRGFDPIQQEQMVLTYVARHGSIARAEAADLCRIAPDQASRLLRRMVRAGKLIMTGSRRTARYHGVEAAQTRLRRPGRRRSDRPA
- a CDS encoding N-formylglutamate amidohydrolase, which codes for MYALAAEVAAHVTAHVVRAVVDLNRAPDDRSRDGAIKTHTCWEELVWDPELPAELAAALIDTYWRPYHRRLSRLSATGRFLFGVDGHTMAAHGPPAGPDAGAQRPAACLSNADGTCPQAWIETLQDALARWLDHEVTINRPFRGGYITRTHAAEMPWLQIEFSRAPFASPAAKREAVLGALTELCSMIE
- a CDS encoding sigma-70 family RNA polymerase sigma factor, which translates into the protein MGTTAGSGWEQPHYCQASGRSRTQHVSPPAGPVTAERTVAPPAAGRGAGLSAQESLRLLVETHGRSMLRLARSIVAGDQDLAEDIVQESLIKVWRGLDTYRADAPIEHWIMRITHNTAVSALRARREDPWDPAELPAQVVVSAERTALGREDLRALNGVVRELDELSRAILALRELEGMSYEEIAATLDVSVAVVKIRLFRARTHLREELGLGR
- a CDS encoding VOC family protein, producing MVRHTAYEPGTPSWADVTSPDPDAARAFYGALFGWTGEPATEPEARGYTVMMLGDAAAAGLAPTFGEMPAVWSTYVTVADADAALEAAVAAGGKVLMGAMDVLDVGRMAVIADPTGAALSLWQPNSHIGAEVRMEPNSLCWVELNTRDPDSAVSFYGELFGWEAQQVGGPAEEGGPGFDYVMLQLGEAPVGGIITMDENWPAEVPPHWMVYFAVEDCDTAAARVAELGGEVCVPPTDIPPGRFAVVNDSTGATFTIIALNPELFG
- a CDS encoding DUF6286 domain-containing protein, yielding MTLLRRTASLAGIAAAGAVGLLLVLEITGTIGSEWRNRLADFIGTATFPSWSLWISGLVGAGLALLGLTLVVAQLAPPRKGLTRLFEVYRAADGETRIRGRAAIRAARHEVETIEGVLGVDGRIRSKKIHLTLRIDDRVNLADVENEARERLDHEFWIDLGLADFGVNLLVTHHPNPPRTR
- a CDS encoding ribokinase; this encodes MAPQSGAAAPRIMIVGSTMMDLMAYTDRVPEAGETVLGSSFQVGFGGKGANQAIMARLLGAEVSMVCCVGTDGYGAETLQNFADRGIDTTWARRVPGASGVAPIWVEADGQNRIIILPGANLAMDADVAVAAVNDGQAPAVVAGQFEVPQAATAAAFAAARRRGALTVLNPAPAASLAPALAAASDWMIPNEVELAALAGEPPGDDLPGDDLLRSVADRVGCRLLVTLGEAGSALVGTDGSVHRAPAPTVDAIDTTGAGDAFVGGFVWALAGGRNEIDAIGIATTVAADSVTRPGTQLSFATTAEYERLLADL
- a CDS encoding Asp23/Gls24 family envelope stress response protein produces the protein MATKTAAVANETAVTGASPTETGLELETARGVTHIADEVVAKLAGHACREIGGVAGMGATFRRLLGRVRLGEEPLSQGVHVEVGKKETAIDVVIVVQYGYSIPTLAKEVRDNVVARVESATGLVVKEVNIEVDDLRFENESETSSRVE